In Hippoglossus hippoglossus isolate fHipHip1 chromosome 15, fHipHip1.pri, whole genome shotgun sequence, the genomic stretch ctttaattcactCTGTCCACCTCCCTCAGTATCATGTTGCAGTGGTACCTTGTGCAGACACATCTATAGAgacatatataaaaacaaaaatgcctTACACCTTCTTTCTTGtgcttctccagagtttacctGCAGCAGACCTTGAATGACACAGTGGGGAAGAAGATAGTCGTTGACTTCCTCGGTTTCAACTGGAACTGGATCAACAAGCAGCAAGCCAAGAGGAACTGGGGACAGCTGACATCCAACCTGCTGCTCATAGGCATGGAGGGTAAGGGGTTTGACAGGAGCCACTCATTGCATGAGGAATGCAGTAAAACATAATGTCAGCAGACCTGATCCAAGTGTTTTAAATCCCCTCCGTAGCTGTAGATGCTTTTGCGTCCGTTGTATTTCACGCTACATATCCTCTCACCACAGGGAATGTGACACCGGCACATTACGACGAGCAGCAGAACTTCTTTGCACAAATTAAAGGACATAAGAGATGCATCCTCTTCCCCCCAGACCAGTTTGAGTGTCTCTATCCGTATCCTGTGCACCACCCATGTGACAGACAGAGCCAAGTAAGACAAGGACAAGTAACAATCCACCCATAATGTGAACTTAATTTATGTTATGCATGTTAGCGatttagaagaagaaatgaatcaAACCTTTGTGTATTAATTTCTGTAacgaatgtgtgtttttcatttctagGTGGATTTTGATAACCCTGATTTAGAGCAGTTTCccagttttaaaaatattgttgGCTATGAGGCTGTTGTAGGCCCAGGAGATGTGCTCTACATTCCCATGTATTGGTAAGAAATAGATCTACGAGGCTCGTGTGTAGAAATGATTTGCTTTAACATGAACTAAATCAGCTGATAATTGAATTTCTTGGACACACTGtcagctgatgtgttttcatgctctcAGTGTGACACGTAACAGATCAGTTAGGAAACTGTTCTTACTTTAtattgttgtttcttcttcttcgctttgtttgtgaagcactttggctcaactccagatgtttttaatgtgctatgtaaataaatctgactttcAGGTTCAAATTACTCCTTCAGAGTTGTGATGAAAAATAGGATTTTAGATTACAACATGCAGGTTATTGAGAAACTATCAAAAACCTGTTGGTGACAACTATTGTAATTTGAATTTTTCTGCTTAAACATGATAGAATAGAATAAGTTgacttaaaaaataacaaactcaTTTTAGATTGGGATACCAAGAGCAATAGGAAAACAGCATTTTACTGCAACTTTTGATTTGTATAAATAACTTTAAAGACTGGACGTGCAGACGTTTTGTGCTTGAATTCatattaagtattttatttgtttggtgGAGGCTACAGAAAATCAGTTTTTGACAAgctgaaaatgtgaaattgaatgcattttcttctcattttcttcAGGTGGCATCACATTGAATCATTGTTGAGCGGTGGAGTGACGATCACTGTAAACTTCTGGTACAAAGTAAATCACTTGGACTCTGTTTACTTTAAATTTTTAcgatatttgtattttgttcatGGCACTCGACTGATTGACTTATTTTGCTCAGGGCGCCCCCACCCCCAAGAGGATAGAGTACCCACTGAGGGCCCATCAGAAGGTGGCCATCATGAGAAACATCGAGAAGATGCTGGGAGAAGCACTTGGAAACCCACATGAAGTAAAAAACACTTAATATCCTCTCTCCTGTCATCAGTGTACTGATTATATAAGTCGCACATGAATGTCCCACTGCCAGTTTCTAGAACATTGAATCAGATCCACATCTAGGTCACCTGTTGGATGAAATCCCGGGGGCGTGCTGACCCTTCCTGCAACCCAAttactgtgaatatttatggcTTACCTGATTTTAGTAGAAAGGAAAGAGATATCCAGGGTGGGACAATGAATAAAACCATGTGATCCGTCTCTATAAAGTAGCTGAAACTAACCAAGAACTCTGTGTCTCCGTAGGTTGGACCCTTACTGAAAACGATGATCAAGGGGCGATATGACCAGGATTTCAGTtagacacccccccccaccccccctcgcACCCTTGAAACTGTTAACTTTAGTCCTTTGGAAACGTGTGAAAGTGAGACTGCTGCGTGTGTCATGCGCATCCTGACTGTGGAGCTACGCGTCACTGCATGGCAATaagccaccatcttgaaaaCCATTCCGCTTGAGTCGTCTCCAAGTGCCATCGTTATCGCCATACGACGATTACAGAAGAAACTCCTGCCTAACTCGTAAGAATTGGCGCCTACTTGAAGAAgccttctttttatttttccttttggcCTCAAGTCGAGATAGTTTTCTGTGATGCAGTGTTCCGTCAACACTCATGATTCAAGCTGATGGGTGTTATGGGTGTATTTGCTCACCCAGTCAGTAACAGTTGGCTGGAATCGGTACCTTTTGAGCAACCTCAACATTTTGACCACTAACGGATAAATCATAAACTTGGTTGACATCAGTCAATGCAGGGCATTTCTAtacacatgtaaaacaaacagtCGTGGCTTGATTAGTAAATGTGGAATGGTCGTATCATATTCTCCGTCTTCATCACAAACTCTGCTTCACAACTGATTCATGCCTGTAAAGATGACAGGTCCGTATTTATTAGTTTGATCTGCATCATCTTGATGCCAATAACAACATGGTTTCTGTGATGGATCAGTGAAGACTCTCTGCTGCaaagaagacagaaaagaacCAGCAATGGAATATGATCAAAAACGTGTTGGAGTGCAAACAGAGGGTTTATATATTAAGCTGAAGAAATATGTGATGGCTGATGCTGCTAAATGATTTTAGGCGAGTGTTTGCTTTGTGCTTTATTTATGCTCTGGCTTGTTTTATGTTTCGAGGAATTTCTGGACGTGTTTTCCCACAGACCAGTAATAGGTCAGGGGCACTGACGATAAATGAAGTACAATCTGCATTTTTAGTTGCAAATGTTAAATTtgagacttaaaaaaaatactgcttACTGTTTTTTGGGAAACTTCAGGTAATTACAGGTGATGTTTTCTTGAATATGATGATTTGAACTGTTATGAGTATAAAACTGCTTAAATGGTTCGGTTTATGTTAACATGTTATTCACTGACTGATCTAGCAGGGCCATCTGCTGGAATCTCACTCATGTATTCAGCCATTGCAGTGCAACATAAAAGCACCATCTAGTGTTCACGTTTGCAGTTGCATGTTCAGCTTGGTGTGTCTGGTTATTATACAAATATTCAGTGTGTCGCATTAAGTGCAGCAGATCTGGGATTAACTGACACTGTAATGTGTATAAAAGGATGAATTCCAGTTGAAAACCTGCACGTGCTCCAATAATCACTATAGATCCTCAGAAATGACTTCGTCTTCACTTTGCTGCAGCCGCATTTTCACCTTAAGGAGTCACAAGGGCAACTTAAAATGTGTCGCTGTGCAGTTTGCACACGCTTTCTCTCAAACTGTTGTGAAAATGTACATTAAATGAAAGGGAAGGATCATTTCACACACCGTGCTGTATGTGGCAAACCAACATAAACCGTTATATCATTATTTTCCTGTGACATTGAATGAATCAGTAAGTGATGCACTAAGAACAATATCATCCGAGCACTTAATTCAACAGCAATACACAGGTTTTCAATGGTTTTGTTCTGATTAACTTATTGCTGGTAATGTGCAGATAAACACTGCACACTAATT encodes the following:
- the hif1an gene encoding hypoxia-inducible factor 1-alpha inhibitor; amino-acid sequence: MAAASVVEPDPAASEGGAAASPGVQSRDWDESQLRKYPFTTRAIPRLSHTDPRAELLIDNEEPVVLTDTNLVYPALKWDIAYLQENIGNGDFSVYTAENHKFLYYDEKKMANYENFVPKSQRLEMKFSEFVDKMHKTEEVGGEERVYLQQTLNDTVGKKIVVDFLGFNWNWINKQQAKRNWGQLTSNLLLIGMEGNVTPAHYDEQQNFFAQIKGHKRCILFPPDQFECLYPYPVHHPCDRQSQVDFDNPDLEQFPSFKNIVGYEAVVGPGDVLYIPMYWWHHIESLLSGGVTITVNFWYKGAPTPKRIEYPLRAHQKVAIMRNIEKMLGEALGNPHEVGPLLKTMIKGRYDQDFS